A DNA window from Zingiber officinale cultivar Zhangliang chromosome 3A, Zo_v1.1, whole genome shotgun sequence contains the following coding sequences:
- the LOC122052756 gene encoding basic blue protein-like isoform X1 — protein sequence MTSIQLATMVAAQGRGSAAVALGLTTLLLCLLLHSKVADGATFTVGDGGGWSFSTVGWADGKRFRAGDVLVFRYNPSVHNVVAVSAAGYSSCSAPRGSKVFTSGNDRITLGRGTSYFICSFAGHCKSGMKIAVTAT from the exons ATGACCAG TATACAGCTAGCTACGATGGTGGCGGCTCAGGGAAGGGGCAGCGCAGCAGTGGCTCTGGGGCTCACCACCCTGCTGCTTTGCCTCCTGCTGCACAGCAAAGTTGCCGACGGAGCCACTTTTACCGTCGGCGACGGCGGCGGCTGGAGCTTCAGCACCGTCGGCTGGGCTGATGGAAAACGCTTCAGGGCCGGCGACGTGCTCG TGTTTAGGTACAATCCGTCGGTGCACAACGTGGTGGCGGTGAGCGCGGCTGGGTACAGCAGTTGCTCTGCCCCCCGCGGCTCGAAGGTCTTCACCTCCGGCAACGATCGCATCACGCTGGGCCGCGGCACCAGCTACTTCATCTGCAGCTTCGCCGGCCACTGCAAATCCGGAATGAAGATCGCCGTCACCGCCACCTAG
- the LOC122050763 gene encoding glutathione S-transferase T2-like — MLRSQFPPHSTIPGIENINIEDDEEDDKEMNASRNRAKVMWSTVEEKCLARAWGTITNDPKVGNAQKNKHFWQRTSTYYNDNQPTGMTTREWTSIKSHYYRVMPDIGKFSGWYNNFFNNRASGESDADVLAATHDMWKKVHKNKAFKYEHVWKIITECEKRAPQSLGRHADKKARTSKSGAHTSSTNPDTDGDSEIRSRLIGQQKAKRKNKTKVIEGEYFNVK; from the coding sequence ATGCTACGCTCTCAATTTCCACCACATTCGACGATACCTGGGATAGAAAATATTAACATCGAGGATGATGAGGAGGATGACAAAGAAATGAATGCCTCTCGTAATAGAGCTAAGGTGATGTGGTCAACCGTCGAGGAGAAGTGTCTTGCAAGAGCTTGGGGAACTATTACCAATGACCCAAAAGTTGGTAATGCACAAAAGAATAAGCATTTTTGGCAACGTACCTCCACGTACTATAATGATAATCAGCCTACGGGTATGACAACAAGAGAATGGACATCGATAAAGTCACATTACTATCGAGTTATGCCTGATATTGGTAAGTTCTCAGGATGGTACAATAATTTCTTCAACAATCGGGCTAGTGGTGAAAGTGACGCTGATGTTTTAGCCGCTACACATGATATGTGGAAAAAGGTACACAAGAATAAGGCTTTCAAGTATGAACATGTATGGAAGATTATAACAGAGTGCGAGAAAAGGGCTCCCCAATCTCTTGGTCGTCATGCTGATAAGAAGGCGAGGACTTCCAAATCAGGAGCACATACTTCTTCAACCAATCCGGATACTGATGGTGACTCTGAAATTCGCTCACGTCTAATAGGACAACAGAAGGCGAAAAGAAAGAATAAAACCAAAGTTATAGAAGGCGAATACTTCAACGTGAAATGA
- the LOC122052756 gene encoding basic blue protein-like isoform X2 gives MVAAQGRGSAAVALGLTTLLLCLLLHSKVADGATFTVGDGGGWSFSTVGWADGKRFRAGDVLVFRYNPSVHNVVAVSAAGYSSCSAPRGSKVFTSGNDRITLGRGTSYFICSFAGHCKSGMKIAVTAT, from the exons ATGGTGGCGGCTCAGGGAAGGGGCAGCGCAGCAGTGGCTCTGGGGCTCACCACCCTGCTGCTTTGCCTCCTGCTGCACAGCAAAGTTGCCGACGGAGCCACTTTTACCGTCGGCGACGGCGGCGGCTGGAGCTTCAGCACCGTCGGCTGGGCTGATGGAAAACGCTTCAGGGCCGGCGACGTGCTCG TGTTTAGGTACAATCCGTCGGTGCACAACGTGGTGGCGGTGAGCGCGGCTGGGTACAGCAGTTGCTCTGCCCCCCGCGGCTCGAAGGTCTTCACCTCCGGCAACGATCGCATCACGCTGGGCCGCGGCACCAGCTACTTCATCTGCAGCTTCGCCGGCCACTGCAAATCCGGAATGAAGATCGCCGTCACCGCCACCTAG
- the LOC122052757 gene encoding uncharacterized protein DDB_G0275933-like has translation MGYVQEARESRVKKKVEEALRSKMKQKALKECDHLCAKYAECAAGRTFSIVWHCRKAAKELNECLHQYTNDTILEEMKKSYILEQESKVQNKI, from the exons ATGGGGTACGTACAAGAGGCCAGAGAAAGCCGCGTCAAGAAGAAGGTGGAAGAAG CTTTACGCAGCAAAATGAAGCAAAAGGCACTGAAGGAGTGTGATCATCTGTGTGCAAAGTATGCTGAATGTGCTGCCGGAAGAACTTTTTCTATAGTTTGGCACTGTAGGAAAGCAGCTAAAGAGTTGAATGAATGCCTTCATCAATA CACCAATGACACAATCCTGGAAGAAATGAAGAAAAGCTACATCCTCGAACAAGAAAGCAAAGTCCAAAATAAGATCTAA